The Acinetobacter sp. SAAs474 DNA window GTGCTGCAATTGCTGCAATAAAGATTAATGGAATACTTGCACCAATCACCATTGCAGAGCTTGAACCCATTGATAATAGCATACCCGCAAATAAAGGTCCTGCAAAAGAACCTATTCGACCAATAGCAACAGCAGCGCCTACTCCTGTTCCACGCATTTTTGTTGGATAGAACATTGCTGCTAATCCATATAATGCTGATTGACCACCAACAATAAATAAACCACACCCTACAGCAGATAAAGATAGTAAAGCAACGGTTGGTGAAATGGCTAAACAGCATAATGAAACTAAAATACCGATATAAATGAGTTTAATCACCATGCTCATTCTAATCTTATCCAGTAGAATACCCATTAGAATTGAACCAAAAATACCGCCGATGTTATAGCCAATTTGAACATAATTCGCTTCGGTTTTTCCTAAACCCTGAGCTCCCATTAATAATGGCAACCAGTTTAAAAGGAAATATAAAACAACCAGTGTGAAGAAGAAACTGATCCAAATTTGAATGGTCGAAAAGCGACGTTCTTTGGCAAATAAAACTTCAAAAAATGGAGTAGATGGTTTTGTTTTTGATGCTGTCAAATAATCCTTTGATTCTGGCAAAAACTTCATTAAAAGTGGAATAAGTAATATGGGAGCAAATCCACCAACATAAAAAATATGCCGCCATTGTTCATCTCCTGCAAGTCCCATCGCAACAAATGAAGTTAACATTCCGCCAAATGGAATACCACTATACATGATACTTACGGCAGCGCCTTTATGCTGACCAGAAACAGCTTCTGATGCCATGGTAATCATCATGGGTAAAGCGCCCCCCATCCCTAAACCAGTCAAAAACCGGATGATGAGCAATAAATTATAATCTGATGCATATGCTGTTAAAACTGACATAACACCAAAAATACAAATACTGGTCAAAAGAACAGCTTTACGCCCAATTTTATCTGCATAACGTCCACCCAGTAATGCACCGGGTAAAGTTCCTAAAATTGCTGCACTAAAAGCCCAAGCCATTTGTGAATTATCTA harbors:
- the mhpT gene encoding 3-(3-hydroxy-phenyl)propionate transporter MhpT, with the translated sequence MENSVSSKSKATLTLVLCFAIAVFEGFDLQSMGVAAPRMRAEFGLDNSQMAWAFSAAILGTLPGALLGGRYADKIGRKAVLLTSICIFGVMSVLTAYASDYNLLLIIRFLTGLGMGGALPMMITMASEAVSGQHKGAAVSIMYSGIPFGGMLTSFVAMGLAGDEQWRHIFYVGGFAPILLIPLLMKFLPESKDYLTASKTKPSTPFFEVLFAKERRFSTIQIWISFFFTLVVLYFLLNWLPLLMGAQGLGKTEANYVQIGYNIGGIFGSILMGILLDKIRMSMVIKLIYIGILVSLCCLAISPTVALLSLSAVGCGLFIVGGQSALYGLAAMFYPTKMRGTGVGAAVAIGRIGSFAGPLFAGMLLSMGSSSAMVIGASIPLIFIAAIAALFLVRKPKVQEATPVLKIASQ